A part of Melittangium boletus DSM 14713 genomic DNA contains:
- a CDS encoding UbiA family prenyltransferase, producing the protein MATPALNPPPTPDVSPLTVELEGVLARTNTLHEGLVRLLKRRPHLLPAAVGWSLKGPAFLRAQVARHVDLDVARLPYDEALVSRLTEEKSRGRRIVLATVADRRVAEAVAAHLGFFDQVLASDGERAMTGPHRTARLRETLGEPHEEARPLHAARPLPRTLLKALRVHQWAKNVLVFVPLMAAHKLTHVPLLIQALLGFIAFSLCASSVYVLNDLLDLDSDRKHPSKRRRPFASGDLPIRAGPWLGMGLLGAGAAVAMLLPREFLALLATYYTITLAYSFYLKQVVMMDVLVLAGLYTVRIFGGALAVGVPTSSWLLTFSMFIFLSLALVKRLSEVRRLRLANESAAPGRGYVAGDYEQLSASGVASGYLAVLVLALYITSKEVTVLYSHPERLWLLCPVMLYWVGRVWLLAHRGEVNEDPLVFALKDKVSYAVGAIAAGILLLAA; encoded by the coding sequence ATGGCCACCCCGGCATTGAACCCACCTCCGACGCCCGACGTCTCCCCGCTCACCGTCGAACTGGAAGGTGTTCTCGCGCGCACGAACACGCTCCATGAAGGGCTCGTGCGGCTGCTGAAACGCCGGCCCCACCTGCTTCCCGCCGCCGTGGGTTGGAGCCTCAAGGGCCCGGCCTTCCTGCGCGCACAGGTGGCACGGCACGTGGATCTGGACGTGGCGCGGCTGCCCTACGACGAGGCGCTGGTTTCCCGACTCACCGAGGAGAAGTCCCGTGGCCGCCGCATCGTGCTGGCGACGGTCGCGGACCGGCGCGTGGCCGAGGCGGTGGCCGCGCACCTGGGGTTCTTCGATCAGGTTCTCGCGAGCGATGGCGAGCGGGCGATGACCGGCCCCCACCGCACGGCCCGGCTGCGCGAGACGCTGGGCGAGCCCCACGAGGAGGCGCGCCCCCTGCACGCGGCCCGGCCCCTGCCGCGCACCCTGCTCAAGGCCCTGCGCGTGCACCAATGGGCCAAGAACGTGCTCGTCTTCGTGCCGCTCATGGCCGCGCACAAGCTGACCCATGTGCCGCTGCTCATCCAGGCATTGCTGGGCTTCATCGCGTTCAGCCTGTGCGCCTCGAGCGTCTACGTCCTCAACGATCTGCTGGACCTGGACTCGGACCGCAAACATCCGAGCAAGCGGCGGCGGCCCTTCGCCTCGGGAGACCTGCCCATCCGCGCGGGGCCCTGGCTGGGAATGGGCCTGCTCGGAGCGGGCGCGGCGGTGGCGATGCTGCTGCCTCGTGAATTCCTCGCCCTGCTCGCCACCTACTACACCATCACCCTCGCCTACTCGTTCTACCTCAAGCAGGTGGTGATGATGGACGTGCTGGTGCTCGCGGGGTTGTACACGGTGCGCATCTTCGGCGGCGCGCTCGCGGTGGGAGTGCCCACGTCGAGCTGGCTGCTCACCTTCTCCATGTTCATCTTCCTGTCGCTCGCGCTCGTCAAGCGGCTGAGCGAGGTGCGGCGGCTGCGCCTGGCGAACGAGTCGGCGGCGCCCGGGCGAGGGTACGTGGCGGGAGACTACGAGCAGCTGTCCGCGTCGGGCGTGGCGAGCGGCTATCTGGCCGTATTGGTGCTCGCGCTCTACATCACCAGCAAGGAAGTCACGGTGCTCTACAGCCACCCCGAGCGCCTGTGGCTGCTCTGTCCGGTGATGTTGTACTGGGTGGGGCGGGTGTGGCTGCTCGCGCACCGGGGCGAGGTGAACGAGGATCCGCTCGTGTTCGCGCTCAAGGACAAGGTGAGCTACGCGGTGGGAGCCATCGCCGCGGGCATCCTGCTGCTCGCAGCGTGA
- a CDS encoding methyltransferase, with protein MRLGLKADNLLERFADWLNLAPQPLAHAFFGMMASRTLMAGERLGIFAALADGSATVEELAARLSLAPEGTRALMEALEACEAVERKKGRFRMADRARRWLDPRSSQYVGGFLDFNYTQWEWWSQLEQAVRSGEAVDIHQFDPEDPRWRSYILAMFQMARLSAPEVARAIPLPRGAREVLDLGGAHGWFAAELCRRNRGLHATVLDLEGSVRVGREIIAQAGLAHQVTHRAGDILTSELGGPYDAVLLFQVVHHLSPAQNVAILRRARAALTPKGTLAVLEYLREDEEKPPSAAPLIGLHYYLTSKASAYTPAAMEGFLEDAGFRIESAKPMRHVPLQTLIIARPD; from the coding sequence ATGAGGCTGGGGCTCAAGGCGGACAACCTGCTGGAGCGTTTCGCGGACTGGCTCAACCTGGCGCCCCAACCCCTGGCCCACGCCTTCTTCGGGATGATGGCGTCGCGCACGCTGATGGCGGGCGAGCGGCTGGGGATATTCGCGGCGCTCGCGGACGGCTCGGCGACGGTGGAGGAGCTGGCGGCGCGGTTGTCCCTGGCGCCCGAGGGCACGCGCGCGCTGATGGAGGCCCTGGAGGCGTGCGAGGCGGTGGAGCGCAAGAAGGGCCGCTTCCGGATGGCGGACCGGGCCCGGCGCTGGTTGGATCCGCGCTCCTCCCAGTACGTGGGCGGCTTCCTCGACTTCAACTACACGCAGTGGGAGTGGTGGAGCCAGTTGGAGCAGGCCGTGCGCTCGGGCGAGGCGGTGGACATCCACCAGTTCGATCCCGAGGATCCGCGCTGGCGCTCCTACATCCTCGCCATGTTCCAGATGGCGAGGCTGAGCGCGCCCGAGGTGGCCCGGGCGATTCCGCTCCCCCGGGGCGCGCGCGAGGTGTTGGACCTGGGAGGCGCGCACGGCTGGTTCGCCGCGGAGCTGTGCCGCCGCAACCGGGGGCTGCACGCCACGGTGCTGGATCTGGAGGGGAGCGTGCGGGTGGGGCGGGAGATCATCGCCCAGGCGGGGCTGGCGCATCAGGTGACGCATCGGGCGGGGGACATCCTCACCTCGGAGCTGGGAGGCCCCTACGACGCGGTGCTGTTGTTCCAGGTGGTGCACCACCTGTCGCCCGCGCAGAACGTGGCCATCCTGCGCCGGGCCCGGGCGGCGCTCACACCCAAGGGGACGCTCGCGGTGCTGGAGTACCTGCGCGAGGACGAGGAGAAGCCACCGAGCGCCGCGCCGCTCATCGGCCTGCACTACTACCTGACGTCGAAGGCGTCGGCGTACACACCCGCGGCGATGGAGGGCTTCCTGGAAGACGCGGGCTTCCGCATCGAGAGCGCGAAGCCCATGCGCCACGTGCCGCTGCAGACGCTCATCATCGCCCGGCCGGATTGA
- a CDS encoding type III polyketide synthase, which produces MNQQAPARRATLLSIASAVPPLSLTQEEFFEGALRHWYKDIPHAERIVFNTGVRRRHFTWDPRVELKDGSRGLGDRVRVYEREGLRITQESVQKALGDLERSRVGAFAMTTNSGYSGPGLDLFIAKNLGLNSHIRRTFVGHMGCFAAFPVLRTAMDSVAARPDELVIANASEYSSLQFHTTPDPEQVVIHGLFGDASCTVVVGSAPDGEGVQFLRSHTEQLYDTNELMAWNIHNDGFRMTLSPYVPFVLAEHVDRILERLLGPEGLSKKDVTRWLIHPGGPKILEGLARQLKLDKSSMRASWHVLGEYGNCGATTALLVLEETLKTDKPQRGEYGVMMGFGPGLTVESMLVRF; this is translated from the coding sequence GTGAACCAGCAGGCGCCCGCGCGCCGAGCCACCCTGCTGTCCATCGCCTCGGCCGTTCCGCCGCTGTCGCTCACCCAGGAGGAGTTCTTCGAGGGAGCGCTGCGGCACTGGTACAAGGACATTCCCCACGCCGAGCGCATCGTGTTCAACACGGGGGTGCGCCGGCGGCATTTCACGTGGGACCCGCGCGTGGAGCTCAAGGACGGCTCGCGCGGACTGGGAGACCGCGTCCGCGTCTACGAGCGCGAGGGCCTGCGCATCACCCAGGAATCGGTCCAGAAGGCGCTCGGCGACCTGGAGCGCTCACGCGTGGGCGCCTTCGCCATGACGACCAACTCGGGCTACTCGGGGCCGGGGTTGGATCTGTTCATCGCCAAGAACCTGGGGCTCAACTCCCACATCCGCCGCACCTTCGTGGGCCACATGGGCTGCTTCGCGGCCTTCCCCGTGCTGCGCACGGCCATGGACAGCGTCGCCGCGCGCCCGGACGAGCTCGTCATCGCCAACGCCTCCGAGTACAGCTCCCTGCAGTTCCACACCACGCCGGATCCCGAGCAGGTGGTCATCCACGGCCTGTTCGGTGACGCCTCGTGCACGGTGGTGGTGGGCAGCGCGCCGGATGGCGAGGGCGTGCAGTTCCTGCGCTCGCACACCGAGCAGCTCTACGACACCAACGAGCTGATGGCGTGGAACATCCACAACGACGGGTTCCGGATGACCCTGTCGCCCTACGTGCCCTTCGTGCTCGCCGAGCACGTGGATCGCATCCTGGAGCGGCTGCTCGGGCCCGAGGGACTGAGCAAGAAGGACGTCACGCGCTGGCTCATCCACCCGGGCGGGCCGAAGATCCTCGAGGGGCTGGCCCGGCAGCTCAAGCTGGACAAGTCGAGCATGCGCGCGAGCTGGCACGTGCTGGGCGAGTACGGCAACTGCGGCGCCACCACCGCGCTGCTGGTGCTCGAGGAAACGCTCAAGACGGACAAGCCCCAGCGCGGCGAGTACGGGGTGATGATGGGGTTCGGCCCCGGCCTCACCGTCGAGTCGATGCTGGTGCGCTTCTAG
- a CDS encoding phosphotransferase, producing MSRVWDADVELTEEDAARLVEGRYPELAPVRMELLGSGWDNTAYTVNGQWVFRFPRRRVAASLMDNEVRILPRLAPHLPLRIPEPVWHGPPAGNYPYPFAGYARLPGVTACAVTWTDEQRLRAAAPLGRFLAALHGAPVGDEDLAQGPMDEAGRANLRERMPVLLERLERLEALVPNVGAAAVRAWVSGLVDTPPWTGRARWAHGDLYARHLLVDETHTLTGVLDWGDIHLGDPAVDLMIVFSFLPPEARGVFREAYGSIDDATWDRARFRALLYGVTLLLYGRSEGDAAITQVGEDALRYGLA from the coding sequence ATGTCGCGGGTGTGGGATGCAGATGTCGAACTGACCGAGGAGGACGCCGCTCGTCTCGTGGAGGGGCGTTACCCGGAGCTGGCCCCGGTACGGATGGAGTTGCTGGGGTCGGGCTGGGACAACACCGCGTACACGGTGAACGGGCAGTGGGTGTTCCGCTTTCCCCGCCGGCGGGTCGCCGCGAGCCTGATGGACAACGAGGTGCGTATCCTCCCTCGGCTGGCGCCGCACCTGCCGCTGCGCATCCCCGAGCCGGTCTGGCACGGCCCTCCTGCGGGGAACTACCCCTATCCGTTCGCGGGCTACGCGCGATTGCCCGGCGTCACCGCGTGCGCCGTGACGTGGACGGACGAGCAGCGGTTGCGCGCGGCCGCGCCGCTCGGACGGTTCCTGGCGGCCTTGCATGGGGCGCCTGTGGGGGATGAGGACCTGGCTCAAGGCCCCATGGACGAGGCCGGCCGCGCGAACCTTCGCGAGCGGATGCCCGTGCTCCTCGAACGGCTCGAGCGGCTGGAGGCCCTCGTTCCGAACGTGGGGGCCGCCGCGGTGCGAGCCTGGGTCTCGGGTCTGGTGGATACGCCTCCGTGGACGGGGCGAGCCCGTTGGGCTCATGGGGATCTCTACGCGAGGCACCTGCTCGTCGATGAGACCCACACGCTGACGGGGGTGCTCGACTGGGGAGACATCCACCTGGGAGATCCCGCCGTTGATTTGATGATTGTCTTCAGTTTCCTGCCTCCCGAGGCGCGCGGTGTGTTCCGCGAGGCCTATGGCTCGATCGATGACGCGACCTGGGATCGGGCGCGCTTCCGGGCCTTGCTCTATGGCGTCACGCTGCTGCTCTACGGACGGAGCGAGGGCGATGCCGCCATCACCCAGGTGGGGGAGGACGCGCTCCGCTACGGTCTCGCGTAA
- a CDS encoding methyl-accepting chemotaxis protein, producing the protein MASSPPQSNNPQSLAGSIDARLRLCAMPPAPFVCYMLGMVLGLRGEEATQSVLWFALPTILIFGVAYPPLLIRYLCRQTMRSEPGEPAGMRLGRMLQMPWRIAFYVMAGSYTFGACFFCSMVCLKFDKSPWLVLGGSAIGLSVGLLIAFPAGMIIERLALPAAIEEQARQPHLHVVGGGFFWMRQSWFLPYAFAVCVLSLIVLGGLTVAVQTGNVQSRYIEALQVSGQHEAAYMLEGLGTSLLSELSFPVAVLAVMLLALATLSAWMLARRQERGSLAVLQAIEGLSVGRVRTPQWVSTDEVGDLAFGLNAVVLQLSALPRALQQSAAQLGEAGATLRHANEAQRQALTTQATAIQETNVTAQEIKQTSDLTAHRAEAVLNVVRHAEELSRAGTLAIEQTIEGFSAIRDSVFAIRGKMERLQASAVQIGEITQTVKDLADQSNMLALNAAIEAVRSGEHGKGFGVVAREIRILADQSIRSTSRISSILDEVGNAIGDAVAMTDVSTAQVEGGLDKVKTSGDSLRQLSLMVNDSSEAVTQITAAVSQQNAGFAQIFNAVADLSRSMDQSLDRLESTQEAAEMLQKVSHQVSRVAEQYHVE; encoded by the coding sequence ATGGCGTCATCCCCCCCGCAGAGCAACAACCCGCAGTCCCTGGCAGGAAGCATCGACGCGCGCTTGCGCCTGTGTGCGATGCCTCCGGCGCCCTTCGTCTGCTACATGCTCGGCATGGTGTTGGGACTGAGGGGCGAGGAGGCCACTCAATCCGTCCTCTGGTTCGCGCTGCCGACGATCCTCATCTTCGGCGTGGCGTACCCGCCCCTGCTCATCCGGTACCTGTGCCGGCAGACGATGCGGAGCGAGCCGGGAGAGCCCGCGGGCATGCGCCTGGGACGCATGCTGCAGATGCCCTGGCGCATCGCCTTCTACGTGATGGCGGGCTCCTACACCTTCGGCGCGTGCTTCTTCTGCAGCATGGTGTGCCTCAAGTTCGACAAGAGCCCCTGGCTGGTGCTGGGCGGCAGTGCCATCGGGTTGTCCGTGGGGCTGCTGATCGCGTTCCCCGCGGGGATGATCATCGAACGGCTGGCCCTGCCGGCCGCGATCGAGGAGCAGGCGCGCCAGCCCCACCTGCACGTGGTGGGGGGTGGCTTCTTCTGGATGCGCCAGTCCTGGTTCCTGCCCTACGCCTTCGCCGTGTGCGTGCTGTCGCTCATCGTCCTGGGCGGCCTCACCGTGGCGGTGCAGACGGGCAACGTGCAGAGCCGCTACATCGAGGCCCTGCAGGTCTCGGGACAGCACGAGGCGGCCTACATGCTCGAGGGCCTGGGCACCTCGCTCCTGTCCGAGCTGAGCTTCCCGGTGGCCGTGCTCGCCGTCATGCTGCTCGCCCTCGCCACGCTGTCCGCGTGGATGCTCGCGCGCCGGCAGGAGCGTGGCTCGCTCGCGGTGTTGCAGGCCATCGAGGGGCTGTCCGTGGGCCGGGTGCGCACGCCCCAGTGGGTGTCCACCGACGAGGTGGGGGACCTGGCCTTCGGGCTCAACGCCGTGGTGCTGCAGCTCAGCGCCCTGCCCCGCGCGCTCCAGCAGTCCGCCGCGCAGCTCGGCGAGGCGGGCGCCACCCTGCGCCACGCCAACGAGGCCCAGCGCCAGGCGCTCACCACCCAGGCCACCGCCATCCAGGAAACCAACGTCACGGCGCAGGAAATCAAGCAGACGTCGGACCTCACCGCCCACCGCGCCGAGGCGGTGCTCAACGTGGTGCGCCACGCCGAGGAGCTCAGCCGCGCCGGCACCCTCGCCATCGAGCAGACCATCGAGGGCTTCAGCGCCATCCGCGACTCGGTGTTCGCCATCCGCGGCAAGATGGAGCGCCTGCAGGCGAGCGCCGTGCAGATCGGCGAAATCACCCAAACGGTGAAGGACCTGGCCGACCAGTCCAACATGCTCGCGCTCAACGCCGCCATCGAGGCGGTGCGCTCGGGCGAGCACGGCAAGGGCTTTGGCGTGGTGGCGCGGGAGATCCGCATCCTCGCGGATCAGTCCATCCGCTCCACCAGTCGCATCAGTTCCATCCTGGACGAAGTAGGCAACGCCATTGGTGACGCCGTCGCCATGACGGACGTGAGCACCGCCCAGGTCGAGGGCGGGCTGGACAAGGTGAAGACCTCCGGCGACAGCCTGCGCCAGCTGTCCCTCATGGTGAACGACAGCTCCGAGGCCGTCACGCAGATCACCGCCGCCGTGAGTCAGCAGAACGCCGGCTTCGCCCAGATCTTCAACGCCGTCGCCGACCTGTCACGCAGCATGGACCAATCCCTGGACCGCCTCGAATCCACTCAGGAGGCCGCCGAGATGCTCCAAAAAGTATCCCATCAGGTCAGCCGTGTAGCAGAGCAGTACCATGTTGAATAA
- a CDS encoding FAD-binding oxidoreductase — protein sequence MKTERTSWGRYPRVKAQPVHPVSWTSEPLPVPPAGGTLLPHGQGRSYGDSCLNEGGTLLTTERLDHFLGFDPATGVLRCESGVTLDTIVRLVAPQGWFPPVTPGTKFVTVGGAIANDVHGKNHVREGTFGRHLRRFELVRSDCSRRECSPTENRDWFEATIGGLGLTGLITWAELQLRRVSNPYILQETIPFENLEGFLSILEESERDFEFNVAWVDSLARGRHLGRGLFYRGDYAPPQFDAVPRARAIPSGLGVPFDFPGFALNRVSVAAFNALQYRMRPQGLVHYEPFFYPLDAVHGWNRIYGRQGFLQFQCGVPMSHAGVDALREILDRSAHSGMPSFLTVLKVYGDVPSPGWMSFPKRGFSLALDFANRGERTYRLVDELDAVTRRAGGRVYPAKDSRMSPESFRAYYPEHERFARYVDPAFSSSFWRRVNGAG from the coding sequence ATGAAGACGGAGCGGACATCCTGGGGACGCTACCCGCGCGTGAAGGCGCAGCCGGTGCATCCCGTGTCGTGGACGAGCGAGCCGCTGCCGGTCCCCCCAGCCGGTGGCACGCTGCTGCCCCACGGCCAGGGCCGCAGCTATGGCGACTCGTGCCTCAATGAGGGCGGCACGCTGCTGACCACGGAGCGGTTGGACCACTTCCTCGGCTTCGATCCGGCCACGGGCGTGCTGCGCTGCGAGTCCGGCGTCACGCTGGACACCATCGTCCGGCTGGTGGCGCCCCAGGGCTGGTTCCCGCCGGTGACCCCGGGCACGAAGTTCGTGACCGTGGGCGGCGCCATCGCCAATGACGTGCATGGCAAGAACCACGTGCGCGAGGGCACCTTCGGCCGGCACCTGCGCCGCTTCGAGCTGGTGCGCTCGGACTGCTCGCGGCGGGAGTGCTCGCCCACGGAGAATCGCGACTGGTTCGAGGCCACCATTGGCGGACTCGGGCTCACGGGCCTCATCACCTGGGCGGAGCTGCAACTGCGGCGCGTGAGCAACCCGTACATCCTCCAGGAAACGATCCCCTTCGAGAACCTGGAGGGCTTCCTCTCGATCCTCGAGGAGTCCGAGCGGGACTTCGAGTTCAACGTGGCCTGGGTGGACAGCCTCGCGCGCGGCAGGCATCTCGGCCGGGGCCTGTTCTACCGGGGCGACTACGCGCCGCCGCAGTTCGACGCGGTCCCCCGCGCCCGCGCGATTCCCTCGGGGCTCGGGGTGCCCTTCGACTTCCCAGGCTTCGCCCTCAACCGCGTGTCGGTGGCGGCCTTCAACGCGCTCCAGTACCGCATGCGGCCGCAAGGGCTCGTGCACTACGAGCCGTTCTTCTACCCCCTGGACGCCGTGCACGGCTGGAACCGCATCTATGGGCGCCAGGGCTTCCTGCAGTTCCAGTGCGGCGTGCCCATGAGCCACGCGGGCGTGGACGCGCTGCGGGAAATCCTCGATCGCAGCGCGCACAGCGGCATGCCCTCCTTCCTCACGGTCCTCAAGGTGTACGGAGACGTGCCCTCTCCGGGGTGGATGAGCTTTCCCAAGCGGGGCTTCTCGCTCGCGCTGGACTTCGCCAACCGGGGCGAGCGCACGTACCGCCTCGTGGATGAACTGGATGCCGTCACCCGCCGGGCGGGCGGCCGGGTGTATCCCGCGAAGGACTCGCGGATGAGCCCGGAGAGCTTCCGGGCGTACTACCCGGAGCACGAGCGCTTCGCCCGGTACGTGGACCCGGCATTCTCCTCATCCTTCTGGCGCCGGGTGAACGGCGCGGGATAG
- a CDS encoding acyl carrier protein — protein MHRQEILDHVRNIVLGTNTGLFPDDVAEFASMTYDLGMDSFHLESMISRLKEEVADIEFTPWYIKASRRGHDTVGSLVDFIDERLAAMPSAARARPQVETSFNAESVSIELEAA, from the coding sequence ATGCACCGGCAGGAAATTCTGGATCACGTCCGCAACATCGTCCTCGGCACCAACACGGGCCTGTTTCCGGACGACGTCGCTGAGTTCGCCTCGATGACCTACGACCTGGGGATGGACTCGTTCCACCTGGAGTCGATGATTTCCCGGCTCAAGGAGGAGGTGGCCGACATCGAGTTCACCCCCTGGTACATCAAGGCGTCGCGCCGGGGTCATGACACCGTGGGCAGCCTGGTGGACTTCATCGACGAGCGCCTGGCGGCCATGCCGTCCGCGGCCCGCGCCCGTCCCCAGGTGGAGACCTCCTTCAACGCCGAGTCCGTGTCGATCGAGCTGGAGGCCGCGTGA
- a CDS encoding SDR family oxidoreductase, which produces MKKVLVLGATSAIAQATVRLLAARGAALYLVGRNPERLQAVAQDARTRGAARVETEALDLDDLARHEALVTRAEEALGGLDGALLAHGILGDQAQAQGSYAETEKVLHTNFLSAVSLLTPLANRFESQKAGTLVVISSVAGDRGRQSNYVYGASKGALNVFLQGLRNRLARSGVAVVTVKPGFVDTPMTAAMKKNPLFASPEAVARGIVRAVETRQDEVYLPDFWRPIMFLIRGIPERVFKRLKL; this is translated from the coding sequence ATGAAGAAGGTCCTCGTCCTTGGCGCCACGAGCGCCATCGCCCAGGCCACGGTGCGGCTGCTGGCTGCCCGGGGGGCCGCGTTGTACCTGGTGGGCCGCAACCCCGAGCGGCTCCAGGCCGTGGCCCAGGATGCCCGGACGCGAGGCGCCGCCCGCGTGGAGACCGAGGCCCTGGACCTGGACGACCTCGCCCGGCACGAGGCGCTGGTGACGCGCGCCGAGGAAGCGCTCGGCGGGCTGGATGGCGCGCTGCTCGCGCACGGGATTCTCGGCGACCAGGCCCAGGCCCAGGGCTCGTACGCGGAGACGGAGAAGGTGCTGCACACCAACTTCCTGAGCGCGGTGTCGCTGCTCACGCCCCTGGCCAACCGCTTCGAGTCCCAGAAGGCCGGCACGCTCGTGGTCATCTCCTCGGTGGCGGGAGATCGCGGGCGGCAGAGCAACTACGTCTATGGCGCGTCCAAGGGCGCGCTGAACGTGTTCCTCCAGGGCCTGCGCAACCGCCTGGCGCGCTCCGGCGTGGCGGTGGTGACGGTGAAGCCGGGCTTCGTGGACACACCGATGACGGCCGCCATGAAGAAGAACCCCCTGTTCGCCTCGCCCGAGGCGGTGGCGCGGGGAATCGTCCGGGCGGTGGAGACGCGCCAGGACGAGGTGTATCTGCCCGACTTCTGGCGCCCCATCATGTTCCTCATCCGCGGAATCCCCGAGCGCGTCTTCAAGCGTCTCAAGTTGTGA